In Candidatus Saccharibacteria bacterium, a genomic segment contains:
- a CDS encoding class I SAM-dependent methyltransferase, translating to MVEISVSGIYIIAQAEPDLFSPKSLDQGTRLLLESLNKFDYSTALDWGCGWGAIGLYMAKLKPESKVVALDSDIAAVKATKANVAQNHIENLEVVASHSYDELDSEQRFDLIASNPPTHRGREVVDTMIAEAKERLNDGGALVMVVEARLKPWVARQMKKVFGDYRILKRGPKNVVLVARQNPSSLSS from the coding sequence ATGGTAGAGATTAGTGTAAGTGGTATCTATATAATTGCCCAGGCCGAGCCCGATCTGTTTTCGCCCAAGAGTTTGGATCAGGGGACTCGGCTGTTGCTGGAATCACTGAATAAATTTGACTATTCGACCGCTCTCGATTGGGGCTGTGGCTGGGGCGCGATTGGACTGTATATGGCCAAGCTCAAACCAGAATCTAAGGTTGTCGCGCTCGATAGCGACATTGCCGCCGTTAAGGCTACCAAGGCCAATGTGGCTCAAAACCATATCGAAAACCTTGAGGTCGTGGCTAGCCATAGCTACGATGAGCTCGATTCCGAGCAAAGATTTGACCTGATTGCTAGCAATCCACCCACCCACCGTGGCAGAGAAGTAGTCGATACCATGATTGCCGAGGCCAAGGAGCGATTAAACGACGGTGGTGCGCTGGTGATGGTGGTGGAGGCTCGGCTTAAACCCTGGGTGGCCAGACAGATGAAGAAGGTTTTTGGTGACTATAGAATTCTAAAGCGCGGGCCTAAGAACGTAGTTTTGGTGGCTCGCCAAAACCCCTCCTCTTTGTCATCCTGA
- the obgE gene encoding GTPase ObgE, translating into MFTDVATVKVKAGNGGNGRLSFWRTRGNPKGGPDGGDGGDGGNVVLRADHNTNTLAKYRSSKLWAATDGGQGGPSRSHGKNGGDVVLPVPPGTVIFNGEKQVADLAADGDEAIVAFGGRGGFGNAHFKSSVRQAPKMAELGESGEAKQLKLELKLVADVGLVGLPNAGKSTLLSVISNAKPEIANYPFTTLVPNLGVVDVDERSFLVADIPGLIEGASQGKGLGDEFLRHVERTRLLLHLIDINGEDLAKDYQTIQKELSGYAIDLSREPQIVVVTKCESMPKADVDKKLAEFIKATKLKRTEVLCISSVAGKGVQELLRATNQMLQKLNAKTEISEEEIPVIRLDESKAWGVHAKDDVFVVAGTELEGFANRTNFSQYQAVQRLRHILDRKGVLGQIRRLGGQPGAKIKIGEHELEW; encoded by the coding sequence ATGTTTACAGATGTAGCTACAGTCAAAGTTAAGGCGGGCAACGGCGGCAACGGCCGCCTGAGTTTTTGGCGTACACGCGGGAATCCAAAAGGGGGCCCCGATGGTGGTGATGGTGGTGATGGTGGCAATGTGGTGTTGCGAGCCGATCATAACACCAACACCTTGGCAAAATACCGTAGCTCCAAGCTCTGGGCGGCCACCGATGGCGGCCAAGGCGGACCTAGCCGCAGTCACGGCAAAAATGGTGGCGATGTGGTGTTGCCAGTGCCACCTGGTACAGTGATTTTTAACGGCGAAAAACAAGTTGCCGATTTAGCCGCCGATGGCGACGAAGCCATTGTGGCTTTTGGTGGCCGCGGCGGCTTTGGTAATGCTCACTTCAAAAGTTCGGTGCGACAAGCGCCCAAAATGGCCGAACTAGGCGAGAGCGGCGAAGCCAAGCAGCTCAAGCTCGAGCTCAAGCTGGTGGCCGACGTTGGTTTGGTAGGCCTGCCCAATGCTGGTAAGTCAACTCTGCTGTCGGTAATCAGTAACGCCAAGCCCGAGATTGCCAATTATCCATTCACTACCTTGGTGCCCAACTTGGGTGTTGTTGATGTTGATGAGCGTAGCTTCTTGGTGGCTGATATTCCCGGCCTAATTGAAGGTGCTAGCCAAGGTAAGGGCTTGGGTGATGAGTTTTTGCGCCACGTGGAGCGCACCCGGCTGCTACTGCATTTGATTGACATTAACGGCGAAGATTTAGCCAAAGATTACCAGACGATTCAAAAAGAACTATCTGGCTATGCGATAGATCTAAGTCGTGAACCCCAAATTGTAGTTGTAACTAAGTGTGAGAGTATGCCGAAAGCTGATGTCGATAAAAAGCTGGCTGAATTTATTAAAGCTACCAAGCTCAAAAGGACCGAAGTACTTTGCATATCTTCAGTGGCTGGCAAAGGTGTTCAGGAACTATTGCGTGCGACCAACCAAATGCTGCAAAAACTTAACGCCAAAACCGAAATTTCTGAAGAAGAGATTCCGGTCATACGGCTCGATGAATCCAAGGCTTGGGGTGTACACGCCAAAGACGATGTGTTTGTGGTAGCGGGCACCGAGCTCGAGGGCTTTGCCAATCGCACCAACTTCTCGCAATACCAAGCCGTACAACGGCTGCGACACATCCTAGATCGCAAAGGCGTGTTGGGGCAGATTCGCCGCCTTGGCGGTCAGCCTGGTGCCAAAATCAAGATTGGGGAGCACGAACTGGAATGGTAG
- a CDS encoding LysM peptidoglycan-binding domain-containing protein — MWSGVTKSKNNVACWYLSDQEILTYKRSNISGPLIWWRQINQQSKFSLTEKKEFFISRKVLGLPLEVRRESFVGVGQFQTFSQTKTQSSGQQPATYTQAKKKLRDRVRSLVFNKTEKKSIVLRLGVHSSLLGLALALVLVGKVATQPKLALITSGGQNVGSGDQSSEIATGAVLAADSQGVVAQAVSQKAQDMNSQVALNTAADDFLTKKSPVLTAEGPRTISSYTVKDGDTLSSLAQKFNITSNTLKWVNGISDENSVKPGDKLTILPVNGVLLTATGGEDIGQLAAKYQANAAMIDSYNNLEGKAPLAGVQLIIPDGVIQAAPALVAASAPATATPAPTFASKITLPSLSGSGSLNNGYAYGYCTYYVASRRNVPNGWGDARYWYGRAGASGFATGSAPRAGAIAWDQRNINHVAYVESVNGDGTITVSEMNFNGAWNRVTWRTAPASQFLYIY; from the coding sequence GTGTGGAGTGGTGTAACTAAATCCAAAAATAATGTTGCCTGCTGGTACTTATCAGATCAGGAGATCTTAACTTATAAAAGGTCGAACATCTCCGGTCCGCTGATATGGTGGAGACAGATAAACCAACAGTCAAAATTCTCGCTTACCGAGAAAAAGGAGTTCTTTATTAGTAGAAAAGTCCTCGGTTTGCCTCTTGAAGTGCGCCGCGAGTCATTCGTAGGTGTGGGGCAGTTCCAAACCTTTTCTCAAACAAAAACTCAAAGCTCTGGCCAACAACCGGCCACATATACACAAGCCAAGAAAAAATTACGCGACCGAGTTCGCTCGCTCGTATTTAATAAGACCGAAAAAAAATCAATAGTTTTACGTCTAGGTGTTCACTCTAGTCTGCTTGGCCTAGCTTTGGCATTGGTGTTGGTAGGCAAAGTCGCCACCCAGCCCAAGCTGGCTTTGATTACATCGGGTGGGCAAAACGTTGGTTCTGGCGACCAAAGCTCCGAGATTGCCACTGGTGCAGTTTTGGCGGCCGATAGCCAGGGTGTGGTTGCTCAAGCCGTTAGTCAAAAAGCCCAAGATATGAACTCTCAGGTGGCTCTAAATACTGCCGCCGATGATTTCTTGACCAAGAAATCTCCAGTTCTCACCGCCGAGGGTCCGCGGACCATTAGTTCTTATACTGTTAAAGATGGCGATACCCTCAGTAGCCTGGCTCAAAAGTTTAACATTACTAGCAACACCCTTAAGTGGGTCAATGGTATAAGTGATGAAAATAGTGTTAAGCCTGGCGATAAGTTAACCATCTTGCCGGTTAATGGCGTATTGCTAACTGCTACTGGCGGCGAAGACATTGGCCAGCTAGCAGCCAAATATCAAGCCAATGCTGCCATGATCGATAGCTACAACAACCTTGAGGGCAAGGCTCCGTTGGCTGGTGTTCAGTTGATAATCCCCGATGGCGTAATTCAAGCTGCCCCAGCTTTAGTTGCTGCGTCAGCTCCAGCTACAGCCACACCAGCCCCCACCTTTGCTAGCAAGATTACCCTACCTAGCCTAAGCGGCAGCGGTAGCTTGAACAATGGCTACGCATATGGTTATTGTACCTACTATGTAGCCAGTCGCCGCAATGTACCAAATGGCTGGGGTGATGCTCGGTATTGGTATGGCCGGGCGGGGGCCAGTGGCTTTGCTACTGGTAGCGCACCTCGTGCAGGCGCAATAGCCTGGGATCAAAGAAACATCAACCATGTAGCCTATGTGGAATCGGTTAATGGTGACGGCACTATAACTGTATCGGAGATGAACTTTAATGGTGCTTGGAACCGCGTAACCTGGCGTACAGCCCCAGCTAGTCAATTCTTATACATTTATTAA
- a CDS encoding GNAT family N-acetyltransferase, translating into MAIKVEEVPRDASQATILLCSRLLTDFADWHVLQCEPWQAPPARPRDEAYVREVLADPEQWLLLAFLEDKAVGIIHLSVHHTRDKPGWPDHDYGYIEAEWVRPVKRRQGVGKAMVEATKKHFRTLGIDSIETNVWGWNTKSRALHEARGAQIKNINYVIWLEPDTRL; encoded by the coding sequence ATGGCTATCAAGGTAGAAGAAGTGCCGCGCGATGCGTCGCAGGCCACGATCTTGCTGTGTTCGCGCTTACTGACCGACTTCGCTGACTGGCACGTGTTGCAGTGTGAACCATGGCAAGCACCGCCAGCCAGGCCGCGTGACGAAGCGTACGTGCGCGAGGTGCTGGCCGACCCCGAACAGTGGTTGCTGTTGGCTTTTCTAGAAGACAAAGCTGTCGGCATTATCCACCTCTCAGTGCATCACACTCGCGACAAGCCCGGTTGGCCCGATCATGACTACGGCTACATCGAAGCCGAATGGGTTCGACCAGTCAAGCGCCGGCAGGGAGTGGGCAAGGCCATGGTGGAAGCCACCAAGAAGCACTTTCGCACACTAGGTATCGATTCGATCGAGACCAATGTGTGGGGGTGGAACACGAAATCACGTGCTCTTCACGAAGCTAGGGGTGCACAGATCAAGAACATCAACTATGTGATCTGGCTCGAACCAGACACTCGACTCTGA